A stretch of DNA from Micromonospora sp. NBC_01813:
TAGCCGACGGTGGCCGCGAAGCCGGGGGCCTGCGCCGTCCACTCCAGTCGTTGCTCCACCGACGGTTCGGTGTGGTCGACCAGGTGCAGGTCGTCGGCGTGCACCTGCCGGTAGACCTTCGCCAGTTCGGCGATGTCCACCTGCTCGGTCAGGACCACCCGGACCTGCGGTGAGCCGCCCGGCTCGCTTCCGTCGACACTCATTTCTACTCCCTTGGCAGGTTAGGCTTACCTAATCTACGGAGCGACGGTGACAAGATCAAGCGGCTGCCGCCCCGGCCGGCGGAGCAGCCGGTGAAAGCCGATCGCGGTCGCGGCGAGCAGGACCACGTTGCGGGCGGCCAGTAGGGCCACACCGGGCCAGGCCGGCTCACCGATCACGTCGGCGTAGAACCACGGAAAGTACGCACTGGTCAACGCGGTCGCCACGACGATCAGAGCAGCGGGGACACGCAGGGCGGTGTCCCGCCGGGTCAGGCAGACCGCCGCCAGCCCGAGCAGCCAGAGCAGATACTGCGGGGAGAGCACCCGACTGGTGATGACAGTCACCAGCACGACGAGCAGCGCCAGGTCGAAGCCGGTGGTGACCGTCCAGTCCGCCCGCCGACGGCCAGCCAGCCACCACCAGCCCAGCACGCCGAGCGCCACCAGGGTCGCCCCGGTCGTCGCGGTGGCGACCACCGGTGCCAGCGGATGTACGAACTCCATCGATCCGTACACGTAGGACACCCGGATCTCCGGCCGGACCAGCCGGGCGACGGCGAACCCGGTGGCGGCCACCGACTCGACCTGCAGCCCACGGTCGGCCTGGTTGCCGGTGAAGCCGGACCAGGCCCCGGTGTAGGCCACTGTCAGGGCGGCCCCGAAGCCGACCAGCGCCGCCACGAAACCGATCGCCACCGGAGGCAGGCCACGCAGCGGCCGGGCGGCGATCAGCAGCATCGCCGGCCAGACCTTGACCAGCGCGCCGATGGCGAGCACCACGCCAGCGAGCACCGGCCGCCTGGGTAGGAGGGCCAGCGCGACGACCGCCGGGGCGGTGACGAAGATGTCGTACCGGGCGTAGGGCAGCAGGGTCAGCAACGGCACGGCGAGCACCCAGTAGACGACGCCGTCGAGCCGGTTGCCGCGTCGGGCCAGGTAGACCAGGGCAAGCGCCACCGCCAGGTCCGCGCAGAGCGCGAACAGGACGAAAACCATGGTGTACGCCTGAATCGAGTCGCCGGCGAGGTGGCGGATGGCGACGAACAGCGCCGCCGCACCTGGCGGGTACTGCCACATCGGATCGTCGACCGGCACCTGCCCGGTGAGCAGTTCGTCGCTCCACCGCCGGTACAGCTCGTCGTCGGCGAACACGTCACCGGCGTCCAACCCGGGAACCAACCGGGCGGATACGGCAAGCAGGCTCGCGCGGCTGAACAGCCAGGCGATCGCGGCGACGATGAGGACCAAACGGCCCCGAGCGGACTCCACCGCCTTACCCGAGCCGGAGCTGGAGTCGCATACCGGACCCGGGAGCCGACCGAGGTGCCAGCAACATGAGTGCACCACCGTTGAACAGGGCCGCGACGATGGCGACCGGACCACCCGGCCCAGGACGCGGATGGACGGCCGGCACTGCTGCGCCGAACAGGGCCGCCGCGTTGTCGTATTGCGCCATCACCACCAGGGCGGTGACGATGGCACCGAAGACACCGACCAGCCCGGTGATCCGGGCCGCGAGCCGATAGCCCGCCGCGCCCGGCCGGCCCTCGACCGACACGGCCGCGATCACCACCAGCTGAACCACCACTGCGACGCCCAGGTACCAGACCCAGGACGGGAACGAGGCGAGCCGAACATCGATGCCGCCGTAGCGGGCCCAGGGCAGCCACAACGCCGCAACGGTGCTCACCAGGCCAGCGACGGTCAGAATCTGAACGCTCAGACGACGCACGACGTACCTCCACAGGCGACCCTACCGGGCTTGTCTCGACCTCGGGATCCCGCCGCTGTGGGTTGCTACCGGGCCGCGACGGCCGGCGGCGGGGCGTCCAGACGTGGGCCGGGTCGGCCCCGTAGCACCCGCAGCGCGACACCGGGCCGGGCCACCGCCGACAGCGGTGCCACCAGGTGGAACACGTCGGTCAGCACCCGCAGCACGTACGGATCCCGGTTGGCGACGTCGGCGGCGCGGTCGAGATACCAGCGCGACAGCCGACCGCCGCGTGGTGGCTGGTCGCCGACGGTCGTCGGGTACCGCAGGTCGGCGCCGGTGGCGATCAGCCAGGCGGTCTCGCTGCCGGCGGCGACCTTGACCTGCGCCGCGCGGCCGAGCCGACCCCCGCCGGTACGCAGCTGTTCGGCGAGGGTCACCCCGGCCTGGGCCGCCACGCTCATGCCTTGGCCGTAGACCGGGTTGAACGTGCAGGCGGCGTCGCCGACCACCACGAACCCGTCCGGCCACCGTGGCATCGCCTCGTACCGGCGACGGTGGTTGCCGGTGTTGCGGAAACCGTGGATGGGGGAGTCCGGGGTGGCGTCCTTGATCGCCTCGTACAGCACCGGGCTGCGCAGTCCCCGGGCGAACTCCAGGAAGCCCGCCTCGTCGGTCGGTGGACAGTCACCGCCGAGACCGCCGAGGGTGACCATCCACCGGCCGTTCTCGATCGGATAGAGGACGCCGCCGCGCCCGGTGTGCGGCGGCTGCGGCATCAGCACGATGTTCTTCCAGCCGTCGGCGGCTCCGGCCGGCAGCAGGTAGCGCCGACTGGCATAGCCGAGACCGGACTCGACCCGGATCTCGTCCGGCCGGCCGTAGCCCAGGTCGTCGAGCCACTGCGGGGCGTGCGAGCCGCGTCCGCTGGCGTCGACCACCAGGTCGGCGTCGAGGCGGCGTACCTCGGTGTCGGCGCCACGTGGCCGCAGCGCGACGCCGGTGACCGCGTCGCGGTCGTCCGAGCCGAGCAGCCGAACCGCCTCGTGGCCGGGCATGAACCGTACCCGGGGGTCGGCCGCCAGTCGGCGACGGACCGTCCAGTCGAGCAGTTCGCGGCTGACGCCGACCAGCCGGTGGGTGGCCGGGAACCGTTCCCGCCAGCCGACCGGGGTCAGGTAGAGGATGTCGGTCGGGGCGTCGACCCGTACCGCCCCGACCTCGTGCAGTTCGGTGATCAGCCCGGGAAAGAGCTGGTCGAGGGCCCGCTGGCCAGCGGTGACGAGCACGTGCAGGTGATGTGCCTGCGGTACGCCGGCCCGGACCTTCGGCTCGTCGGGGAACCGGTCGCGGTCGACGACGGTCACCTGGTCGACGTGTTCGAGCAGTGCCCGGGCGGCACAGAGACCGGCGAGGCTGCCGCCGATGACGACGGCATGACGGGAGGCGACTGTGGATTGCGACATGCCACCATCGTCGCCGATCGGTCAGCCGGATCCGGCCCGCCACCCGCCCTACGCGGTCACGGGTTCAGCCGCCGGTACACCGGCGCGAGACGCCTGTGCAGGTCACAGTAGATGTCGAAGGCCTCGTCGTAGCGGACCCGGTGCGCCGGCGTCGGAGTGAAGACTCGGTCGGCCCGCAGCAGCCCAGGGATCTGCCCGAACGTGAGCATCCCGGTGCCGACCGCCCCGATCCAGCCCGCGCCCCGGACGTTGACCGCCACCGGCTGCGGATCCCGGCGTATCTCGACGCCGAGGACGTCGGCGAAGATCTGGCACCAGGCGGCCGACCGGGCACCACCGCCGGTGATCGCCAACGACCCCACCGGGCTGCCGAGGAACCGGTCGACCGCCCCGGACAGCCACCTGGTGTTCAACGCGACACCTTCGAAGACCGCCCGGAGCAGGTCGGAGCGGTTGGTGTCCAGCGAGATGTTCAGGAAACCGGCGCGCAGGTGCGGATCGTCGACCGGGGCCCGCTCGCCGTACAGCCACGGCATGTAGAGCACCCCGTTGGCGCCGGCCGGCACGGTCGGGATGATCGCGTCGAACGCGTCGAAGATGGATCGCTCGTCGCGGCTGAGTTGGCCGGCGCCGATCAGCGGATCGTCGTACTCGACGATCTTGTCTTTCAACCAGGTGAGGTTCGCCCCGGCGGTGGCCTGCAGCGCGGTCATCAGATACCGGTCGCCGATCGCGCACGGCACCGAGGCGATCTGCGCGAACACGTCGGTCTTCTTGGCCGGCACGTGCGCCGCGATCCACGACGAGGTGCCCAGATAGAGGTGCGGGTCGTTGTCGGCGGTGGTACCGGCGCCGACCGCCGCCGCGGTGTTGTCGATGGCTCCGGCCACCACCCGCACCGTCTGCGGCAGGCCCAGATGCGCGGCGGCGGTCGGCGACAGGGTGCCGATCACCTCGGTGCAGGCCACGATCGGCGGCAACTTGTCCCGATCGATGCCGCAACCGGCGACCAGCGCGGGGGAGTACCGGACCCGACCGGGCCGACGGTTGTCGGTCACCCACGACGTGAGGATCGAGTCGACGGTGGCCACCGTACGGCCGGTCAGTTTGAGGTTGATCCAGTCCAGCACGTTGAGGAACGTCGCGGTCCGGGCGTACACCTGCGGCATCTCGTCGCGGATCAGCAGCATGTGCGCGGCCGGGTCCTTGCCGGTCGGCGACGGCATCCCGCCGGTGAGCCGCAGCCAGCGCAGCGTCCGCCGGACCGACATCCCCTGGTACGCCGGGAAGCCGCCGAACTGTCGGCGCAGCTGCGCCGCGCCGCGCATGTCCAGCCAGGTGATGCACGGGGTCAACGGCTCCCCGGCGGCGTCGACGGCGATCGTCCCCTCGCCCTGGGTGGACGAACAGACCGTCGTCACCGCCCGCAGGTGCGCCGGGTGAGCGCGGCCGAGGTCGGCGACCACCTCGGCGAGCGCCGCCCACCAGTGCGCCGGGTCCTGCTCGGCGCCGCCGCCGGGCAGCACCCGCAGTGGCACCGGCCGCTCGGCCCACCCGGTCACCGTGCCGTCGGCCGCGACCAGCGCGGCCTTCATCCCGGAGGTGCCCAGGTCGATCGCGAGGACCTGCGGTGGGATGGCCGACACTGCGATCAGACCCCTTCGACCTGCGCGAACACCCGATCGAAGCGCTCCAGAGCGGAGTCGATCACCTCGTCGGTGTCGGCCATCGACGTGTACATCCGGGAGCCGGCCAGGGTGATCAGACCGTGCGCGGTGTACGCCGCCCCCATCTGCTCCATCAGCCGCTTACGGGCCTTGTTCTCCTTGAGCAGCTTGATCGGGTTGCGCATATCGAGCAGCATGACGCCACTGCATTCCAGATGCACGATCGACCCCTGGTTGTACGCCACGTACGGCAGACCGTACCGGTCGATCAGCCGCTGCAGGCCCCGGGTGAGCCGGTCGCCCGCCCGGCCGGCGATCACCGGCGCGTTGGTCCGGGCCATCTCGGCGATGGCGAAGTAGCCGGCCGCGCAGGACAGCGGGTTCGCCGACAGGGTGCCGCCGACCTGGATGTGTGCGCCGCTGCGGCCGTCCAGCCCGGAACCGAAGACGGCCATCACGTCGGCCCGGCCGCCGACCCCGCCGGCCATCGGGTAGCCGCCGGCGACGGCCTTGCCGAACACGGTCAGGTCCGGGGTGACGCCGAAGTAGCCGGCGGCACCGCCGAGCCCGGTACGGAAGCCGGTGACGACCTCGTCGAAGACCAGCAGCGCGCCGAACTCGTCGCACAGCTTGCGGACCTTGGCGTTGAAGTCGTGCGGCACCGGGCGGGTGCCGGACTCGGGGCCGAGCGGTTCGACGATCACCGCCGCGGTGCCGCCGCGTACCCGGTTCTCGATCAGCTTGCGGCGCAGCTGCCCCAGGTCGTGCGGGAACGCCTCGCGGGTGTTGGCGGTCGCGCCGAACGGGATGCCCTTGGCGTTCATCCGGTAGGTGCCGGGCACCCGTAGCCCGTACACCATCGTGTCGGACCAGCCGTGGTAGGCACCGCCCACCTTGATCACCATGTTCTTGCCGGTGAAGGCACGGGCACCGCGCACCGCGGCCATCACCGCCTCGGTGCCCGAGCCGAGCGAGCGGTACATCTCGATGTGCGGCATGTACCGGTGGATGATCTCGGCGAGCTTCAGTTCGTACTCGTGGAACAGGCCGGTCACCGGCCCGGACTTGGCGATCACCGCGGCGACCTGCTCGTTGACCGGGCCGTAGTTGCTGCCCAGGATCGTCGGCCCGCCGGCCTGCAGGAAGTCGATGTAGGTGTTGCCGTCCCGGTCGGTCAGGTATGCGCCCTCGGCGGAGTCGATCGCGAGCGGGAACGGATAGTTGAACGCCAGATTGTGCTGCACACCGCCGGGAATCCGCCGCCGGGCCCGGTCGGTGATCTCCTTGCTGGCCGGACACTTCGTGTCGAAGTAGCCGAGCACGTCGAGCATCGCGTCGTGGCGCAGCCCGCGCAGCGGCTGGGCGACGAGCGCCTTGAGCCGGCGCATCGTGTCGTCGACGTCGAGGTACTCGGTGATCGCGTAGCCGAGCTCGGCGGACTCACCGCCGGGGGTCGGCGCGGTCGTCGTCGCCGGCACCGGCGGGCCGGCGGCGGCGATCTGGGCCGCCAGCGCGTCGGCGCTGGGCAACGCCTCGTCCGCCGGCACCCGCACCGGCGGCACCGCCTCGGTGAGCTGCGCGGCGATCCGCTTCTCGTCGGCGCGCAGCTTGCCGAAGGCGATCTCCCGGATCGCCGTCGGGATCGTGTAGACCCGGCCGGCTTCGCTGGTCAGCGCCAACAGGTAGGCGATGGAGACCTTCTCCAGCAGCGCCATGTTGAACACCGCGCGGTCCGGGTCGGTGCCGAGCGCGACGACGCCGTGGTTGGCGATGATGAACGCGTTGTCGCCGCTGGCCACCTTCTTCTGCACATTGCCGGCGAGCCAGCCGGTGCCCGACGGCGCGTAGTCGACGATCGCCACCTCCCGCCCCAGGAAGCGGACCTGTTCGTCGGTGAGCGCCGGGATCGGCTTGCGCAGGAACGCCAGGGCCGAGGCGTACGGCTGGTGGGTGTGCACGACCGCGTTGACGTCCGGGCGCTGCCGGTAGATGTTCGCGTGCATGCCGGCCTCGATCGACGGGGCGAGGTCGCTGCCGGTGCCGTCCGGGACGTGTGTGCCGTCGAAGTCGACCAGACAGATGTCCTCGACCCGCATCTTGTCGTAGTCGTAGTTGCTCGGGGTGACGGCGTAGAGCCGGTGCCCGGGCACCCGGACCGAGACGTTGCCCTCGGTGGCCTTGAGATACCCGCGCTCCAGCATCGTGCGGCACATGTCCACGACGTGCTGGCGGGAGGTGCGGTGTTCCATGTCGGTCTCCTCCGGCTGGCGGCCGGGTCCGTCGGCCTGGTCCCATCCTTGCCCGGATCGACCCGCTAGGCACCGTCGCGTCGGCAGCGAGATCGCCCGATCGGTTTGTCATCTGGTGATAGTCGAGCGCTTCGTCCGCTGCCCGGACCGGCGGCCCAACGACGGATGGGTGCGGGAGGTTATCACCGGATGACAGGATGGTGGACGTGCATGCCGGCGCGGTCACCTCGACTCCCTGGCAGCGGCTGCCCGCCGAACTTGCCCCCGCCATGCGGCCACGGCTGCCTGCGGTGATCCGGGCGGTCGCCACCGCGGTCACCGAGGCGACCCCGGCCTTCGCCGGGGTCGCCGAGCAGAAGTTCCGGTCCGACGCGTGGACGGCGGTCGAGGTGGCGCTGCACCACTTCCTCGACCTGGTCGGTACGACGGACCCGGCGCTGCCGCCCCGGGTGCGGGAGGTCTTCGTGGCGCTCGGCGCGGCCGAGGCCCGTGAGCAGCGCGGCCCTGAGGCGTTGCTCGCCGCCCTGCGGATGGCGTCCCGGCTGCTGCTGCGTCACCTCGGCGAGGTGCTCGCCGAACTCCGGCCGCTGGACGTCGAGACGCTGGTGGACTGTGCCGACGCGGTCAGCGGGTACGTCGACGAACTGGCGGCGGCCAGCACCGACGGCTTCGCCCAGCAGGTCCGCGAACAGTCCGGCGACGGCGACCGGCTGCGTCGTCAGCTCGCCGACCTGCTGCTCGCCGGCGGCGCCCCGGCCGAGGTGGTGGCGGCGGCCGCGACCCGGGTCGGCTGGCCCGAGCTGGACACTGTCGTACCGGTGGTCCTCGCGGTCGGCCACGCCCGCGACGTGCGGTTCCGGTTCGGCGCCGACGGCCTGGTGATCGAGCGCGGCCGTGACGCCGTCGTGTTGCTGCGCGCCGGGCCGCGTACCAGCCGGTCCGCCCTGGCCGCGACGCTGCACGGCCGGGCCGCCTCGGTCGGACCGGCACTGCCCTGGCCGCAGGTGCCGCAGGCGGTACGGCTGGCCGAGCTCACCGCGACCGCCACGCCGCCGACGGCGGACGTCGTGTTCGCCGACGACCAGCTGACCACGCTGGCGGTGCAGGGGCAGCCGGACGCGCTGGCGGTCTTGACCGTCCGACGGTTGGCACCGTTCGATTCGCTGCGTCCCACCGGCCGGGAGGAACTGCTGCGGACCCTGCACAGCTGGCTGCGGCACTGGGGGGCGCGCACAGCGGTCTCGGCGGAGCTGTTCGTGCATCCGCAGACCGTCAGCTACCGGGTGAAGCGGCTGCGGGCACTGCTCGGCGACGACCTGGCCGACCCGGATCGTCGGTTCGAGCTGCTGCTGGTGCTCGCCGCCCGCAGCCGCCCGTGACCTGTCGCGTCCGTGCCGGAGCCCTCGGCGGTGATGATTTGCTGCCTCACTGGTAGCGGCGGCGACGCCGGGCCGACTCGCGCGCCTCATGGGTCAGCCGCTCCCGCAGCGCGGATTCCCGCAGCAGCCGACGGGATCCGCCGAGCAGCAGCAACTCTCCCACGACCAGCAGCACGCAGATGGCGGCCAGCATGCCCAGCCCTATCATCGCCGGGACCCGGTCGGCGACCGGGATCGCGGCGGCCAGCACGACGATCGCGGCGATCCGGGTCCCGGTGACCGTGCCCAGGGTGCGCAGCTGGAAACCCAGATGGGCCAGGAGATAGAGCCCGACACCGCCGTACGCCAGCGGCACCGCCAGGTCGGCCACCGGCTCGCCGGGCCCGGTGCTGGGGGTGCCTAAATGGTTCAGCACCCGCTCGATCCCCAGCGCGGTCAGGATCAGGCCGGCGATCATCGGTAGGTGCAGGAAGACGTACGCGTCCCGGGCCAGCGTCGTGCGAGGGCGGCCCTGCGCGGTGGCGTGGAACGCCTGGATCGCAGCCGGTGCCACCAGGTCGAAGTACGTCCACCACAGGGCCGCGGTGATGGCGACCGCGAAGCTGGCACCGAGCACCGCCGGCCA
This window harbors:
- a CDS encoding glycosyltransferase family 87 protein, which gives rise to MESARGRLVLIVAAIAWLFSRASLLAVSARLVPGLDAGDVFADDELYRRWSDELLTGQVPVDDPMWQYPPGAAALFVAIRHLAGDSIQAYTMVFVLFALCADLAVALALVYLARRGNRLDGVVYWVLAVPLLTLLPYARYDIFVTAPAVVALALLPRRPVLAGVVLAIGALVKVWPAMLLIAARPLRGLPPVAIGFVAALVGFGAALTVAYTGAWSGFTGNQADRGLQVESVAATGFAVARLVRPEIRVSYVYGSMEFVHPLAPVVATATTGATLVALGVLGWWWLAGRRRADWTVTTGFDLALLVVLVTVITSRVLSPQYLLWLLGLAAVCLTRRDTALRVPAALIVVATALTSAYFPWFYADVIGEPAWPGVALLAARNVVLLAATAIGFHRLLRRPGRQPLDLVTVAP
- a CDS encoding aminotransferase class III-fold pyridoxal phosphate-dependent enzyme; this translates as MEHRTSRQHVVDMCRTMLERGYLKATEGNVSVRVPGHRLYAVTPSNYDYDKMRVEDICLVDFDGTHVPDGTGSDLAPSIEAGMHANIYRQRPDVNAVVHTHQPYASALAFLRKPIPALTDEQVRFLGREVAIVDYAPSGTGWLAGNVQKKVASGDNAFIIANHGVVALGTDPDRAVFNMALLEKVSIAYLLALTSEAGRVYTIPTAIREIAFGKLRADEKRIAAQLTEAVPPVRVPADEALPSADALAAQIAAAGPPVPATTTAPTPGGESAELGYAITEYLDVDDTMRRLKALVAQPLRGLRHDAMLDVLGYFDTKCPASKEITDRARRRIPGGVQHNLAFNYPFPLAIDSAEGAYLTDRDGNTYIDFLQAGGPTILGSNYGPVNEQVAAVIAKSGPVTGLFHEYELKLAEIIHRYMPHIEMYRSLGSGTEAVMAAVRGARAFTGKNMVIKVGGAYHGWSDTMVYGLRVPGTYRMNAKGIPFGATANTREAFPHDLGQLRRKLIENRVRGGTAAVIVEPLGPESGTRPVPHDFNAKVRKLCDEFGALLVFDEVVTGFRTGLGGAAGYFGVTPDLTVFGKAVAGGYPMAGGVGGRADVMAVFGSGLDGRSGAHIQVGGTLSANPLSCAAGYFAIAEMARTNAPVIAGRAGDRLTRGLQRLIDRYGLPYVAYNQGSIVHLECSGVMLLDMRNPIKLLKENKARKRLMEQMGAAYTAHGLITLAGSRMYTSMADTDEVIDSALERFDRVFAQVEGV
- a CDS encoding xylulokinase, with the translated sequence MSAIPPQVLAIDLGTSGMKAALVAADGTVTGWAERPVPLRVLPGGGAEQDPAHWWAALAEVVADLGRAHPAHLRAVTTVCSSTQGEGTIAVDAAGEPLTPCITWLDMRGAAQLRRQFGGFPAYQGMSVRRTLRWLRLTGGMPSPTGKDPAAHMLLIRDEMPQVYARTATFLNVLDWINLKLTGRTVATVDSILTSWVTDNRRPGRVRYSPALVAGCGIDRDKLPPIVACTEVIGTLSPTAAAHLGLPQTVRVVAGAIDNTAAAVGAGTTADNDPHLYLGTSSWIAAHVPAKKTDVFAQIASVPCAIGDRYLMTALQATAGANLTWLKDKIVEYDDPLIGAGQLSRDERSIFDAFDAIIPTVPAGANGVLYMPWLYGERAPVDDPHLRAGFLNISLDTNRSDLLRAVFEGVALNTRWLSGAVDRFLGSPVGSLAITGGGARSAAWCQIFADVLGVEIRRDPQPVAVNVRGAGWIGAVGTGMLTFGQIPGLLRADRVFTPTPAHRVRYDEAFDIYCDLHRRLAPVYRRLNP
- a CDS encoding NAD(P)/FAD-dependent oxidoreductase, whose translation is MSQSTVASRHAVVIGGSLAGLCAARALLEHVDQVTVVDRDRFPDEPKVRAGVPQAHHLHVLVTAGQRALDQLFPGLITELHEVGAVRVDAPTDILYLTPVGWRERFPATHRLVGVSRELLDWTVRRRLAADPRVRFMPGHEAVRLLGSDDRDAVTGVALRPRGADTEVRRLDADLVVDASGRGSHAPQWLDDLGYGRPDEIRVESGLGYASRRYLLPAGAADGWKNIVLMPQPPHTGRGGVLYPIENGRWMVTLGGLGGDCPPTDEAGFLEFARGLRSPVLYEAIKDATPDSPIHGFRNTGNHRRRYEAMPRWPDGFVVVGDAACTFNPVYGQGMSVAAQAGVTLAEQLRTGGGRLGRAAQVKVAAGSETAWLIATGADLRYPTTVGDQPPRGGRLSRWYLDRAADVANRDPYVLRVLTDVFHLVAPLSAVARPGVALRVLRGRPGPRLDAPPPAVAAR
- a CDS encoding PucR family transcriptional regulator, which codes for MVDVHAGAVTSTPWQRLPAELAPAMRPRLPAVIRAVATAVTEATPAFAGVAEQKFRSDAWTAVEVALHHFLDLVGTTDPALPPRVREVFVALGAAEAREQRGPEALLAALRMASRLLLRHLGEVLAELRPLDVETLVDCADAVSGYVDELAAASTDGFAQQVREQSGDGDRLRRQLADLLLAGGAPAEVVAAAATRVGWPELDTVVPVVLAVGHARDVRFRFGADGLVIERGRDAVVLLRAGPRTSRSALAATLHGRAASVGPALPWPQVPQAVRLAELTATATPPTADVVFADDQLTTLAVQGQPDALAVLTVRRLAPFDSLRPTGREELLRTLHSWLRHWGARTAVSAELFVHPQTVSYRVKRLRALLGDDLADPDRRFELLLVLAARSRP